The genomic segment TGACCCGTTTATTGCCTGGAAATTTAGGAGAACTGGAAAAAATGACGCCGGTTCTGTCCAATCGATCATCCCGCTCCACACTTCCTTCGATCATCCCTCCCAAAGGAGAGAGGCGATATCGGGTAGCCCTGCTCTTAGGATGTATCACAGATATCGGTTTTGCTTCTTTGAATGAAGCAACGGCCCGGGTTCTCTCCGAGAACGGATGTGAAGTCCTGACGGTCAAAGAGCAGAAATGTTGTGGAGCTTTACAGGTCCATAACGGAGAGTCTAAAATAGCCCGAGAGATGGCCAGATACAACCTCCAGGTCTTTGAAAGCGCGGGGGTCGATTACGTGATTGTAAATGCGGCAGGGTGTGGAGCCATGTTGAAAGAATATGGCTTCTTACTGGGCGACGACTCGCAATATCGGGAACGGGCCCGAATCTTCAGTAGCCAGGTACGGGATGTCAACGAATTCCTGGTCGATGTGGTACAGGCTAACGGAGGACTTCGAGGAACCCTAAATCCGATACCCAAGCGGGTGGCTTACCATGATGCCTGCCATCTGGCCCATGGTCAGAGGGTCAGAAAACAACCCCGTAAACTCCTCCAGTCCATTCCGGCACTGGAACTTGTCGAACTCAAAGAATCCGACTGGTGCTGTGGAAGCGCCGGAATTTATAACATCACGAACTATAACATGTCCATGCGGTTACTGGATCGAAAGATGGATAACGTGGCAAAAACTCGGGCAGAAATCCTTGCTGCTGCCAACCCGGGATGCATGATCCAACTGGAAGTAGGGATCAAAAAGAAGGGTCTGGCAATGAAGGTCATGCATCCTATTGAGCTTTTAGATAAAGCCTACCATCCAGAACATCCTTTCTTATAATAAAAAGTTATTAAGAAAGATAAAAGAAAAGGATGGAAAACCCATTTTTTGATCTTTAGGCCCTTCCAGGGGTTAGAGGGAAGAATAAATAAGGAAGTTATAAATCTTCCAATAACTCCGAAGCCCGTTTACTTACGGAACGAGGAACGACCTTCTGCCCAGGGAAGCGAAAGCTGCTATAACCCAGGACTCCGGAGAAGACCAGGGAAGCGAAAAGAACAATGCTGGCTCCGGAGGCGATATCCAGATAATAGCTGAGATACATGCCTACTACGGCAGTTAGAGACCCCAGCAGAACCGATAAACCCACCAA from the Candidatus Limnocylindrales bacterium genome contains:
- a CDS encoding heterodisulfide reductase-related iron-sulfur binding cluster; protein product: MDLLSPEVQSEILKCVRCRTCLPVCPTFAELEVEMDSPRGRIALAKALSEGKISVTERLVGHLYCCLDCRACETVCPSGVKYGEIIESARSYVEEHWKRPKPEQFLKTLFLKEIFPYPRRLEGLAWILRLYQKSGLQTFLRKFNLTRLLPGNLGELEKMTPVLSNRSSRSTLPSIIPPKGERRYRVALLLGCITDIGFASLNEATARVLSENGCEVLTVKEQKCCGALQVHNGESKIAREMARYNLQVFESAGVDYVIVNAAGCGAMLKEYGFLLGDDSQYRERARIFSSQVRDVNEFLVDVVQANGGLRGTLNPIPKRVAYHDACHLAHGQRVRKQPRKLLQSIPALELVELKESDWCCGSAGIYNITNYNMSMRLLDRKMDNVAKTRAEILAAANPGCMIQLEVGIKKKGLAMKVMHPIELLDKAYHPEHPFL